From the Lancefieldella sp. Marseille-Q7238 genome, one window contains:
- the rfbB gene encoding dTDP-glucose 4,6-dehydratase — protein MNTYLVTGGAGFIGSNFIHYLLRTREDVRVVNVDVLTYAGNLENLSAYEGDARLVFEQVDIRDRASLARLFEQYDPQYVVNFAAESHVDRSIEDPGAFADTNVMGTVALLSVARAAWDDGCGGFGDHTYLQVSTDEVYGSLPLDDPEAFFREDTPLSPHSPYSASKASADMFVQAWFDTYGFPAIITRCSNNYGPYQFPEKLIPLMIQNCLDHRELPVYGDGLNVRDWLYVDDHCKAIALALEKGRLGQVYNVGGHNERNNLYIVKRIIFEVARATGDAAINESLIKHVTDRKGHDRRYGIAPDKIREELGWYPETPFEEGIVKTIAWYLENRTWVEHVINGSYQEYYKKMYEGR, from the coding sequence GTGAACACATATTTGGTGACCGGAGGCGCCGGTTTTATTGGATCGAATTTCATCCACTATCTGCTGCGCACGCGCGAGGATGTTCGCGTGGTTAATGTGGATGTACTGACCTACGCGGGCAATCTTGAGAATTTAAGCGCTTACGAGGGAGATGCCCGTCTTGTCTTTGAGCAGGTAGACATACGCGACCGAGCGTCTCTCGCACGTCTTTTTGAGCAGTATGATCCTCAGTATGTGGTAAATTTCGCTGCTGAGAGTCACGTTGACCGCTCCATAGAAGATCCGGGGGCTTTTGCAGATACCAATGTGATGGGAACGGTGGCGCTCCTGAGTGTCGCGAGAGCAGCATGGGATGATGGGTGCGGTGGTTTTGGTGACCATACGTACCTGCAGGTTTCAACCGATGAGGTATACGGGTCACTGCCTTTGGACGATCCTGAGGCGTTTTTCCGTGAGGATACGCCGCTGTCTCCGCACAGTCCGTACTCCGCTTCAAAGGCAAGCGCGGACATGTTTGTGCAGGCGTGGTTTGATACCTATGGGTTCCCGGCGATTATCACACGTTGTTCCAACAACTACGGGCCTTATCAGTTCCCTGAGAAGCTCATTCCGCTCATGATTCAGAATTGCCTGGATCATCGCGAGTTACCCGTGTATGGAGACGGACTCAATGTGCGCGACTGGCTGTATGTGGATGACCACTGCAAGGCTATTGCTCTGGCGCTTGAAAAGGGGCGCTTGGGACAGGTATACAATGTCGGCGGTCACAATGAGCGAAATAACCTTTACATTGTGAAGCGAATTATTTTCGAGGTAGCTCGTGCGACCGGCGATGCCGCAATCAATGAGAGCCTTATCAAGCATGTGACAGACCGTAAAGGTCATGACCGCCGCTATGGCATAGCGCCCGATAAAATCCGAGAAGAACTTGGCTGGTATCCGGAAACTCCATTTGAAGAGGGGATCGTCAAAACGATTGCGTGGTACCTTGAGAACCGTACGTGGGTCGAGCATGTGATAAACGGGTCCTATCAGGAGTATTACAAGAAAATGTACGAGGGGCGATAA
- a CDS encoding DUF6541 family protein → MWRQFALVLLITVLFVYLPGFLVVLSLKSKPVTSLVVAPAISGALFSISGIVIYPLGFKGIIPLLVGVCVLCALIFGVAEFCRRRFKWKSEIPEQLDWKFFLITAGITSVLFAVIFHKAIRNPAWFLQSADNYAHLDYIARSMNSGVYSMFHASFYSGSLPAQQLPFVDESFYPYAFHIFAVVVARVMDVRATVAENAVWFVFVAIVYPVGIAALFQGIFRKQKLIGSIAVAAAVFANIAFPIRAVTVHGIYPNVIAFCCVPACVYLFVASTGGFDERARKATVGKGTHFKALSEAEHKGGEKIFSACGLVLLVIALLGMLCMQPNADFFWAVLVFPYILVSLIPRIVRSFGFDRSVEPKVLSASIPGFFLIAVLAWIAVLNAPFMRPTVNFLWDLSSSPDKVLSNILNFGLLMGMPVFFYSVFFWIGFAHCCCKRSYRWLTLSFIFVAIQFVASLSENIAVKRFLTGFWYTDPERTAAMVVITAAPIVALGVYDASAGLVSLIASGIRRLAFGKNAGEKDTAPGVDASEHIRPSRGAMVVKAGISSILAVVWLCCLMSPWDLFKLPAHEKSEIRWGIQYMHEAYAPEGWMPYSVYEQDFVTKAKEITGDEVVLNNPFDGSMMAYAVNGMNVYYRNKIEERETPESRLIRTRITKVASDPEVQKAIKKVGAHYVLVLDYENPIQLGHEQYDLPDFKISDDTPGFETVLSGGPYRLYRITAID, encoded by the coding sequence ATGTGGAGACAGTTTGCGCTCGTCCTGCTTATTACCGTACTGTTCGTATACCTTCCCGGGTTTCTGGTTGTTCTTTCGCTTAAGAGCAAGCCGGTAACTTCACTGGTGGTTGCGCCCGCGATATCCGGAGCGCTCTTTTCAATCTCAGGCATCGTGATATATCCGCTCGGTTTTAAGGGGATTATTCCTCTTTTGGTGGGCGTGTGTGTGCTCTGTGCGCTTATTTTTGGCGTGGCGGAGTTTTGCAGAAGGCGTTTCAAGTGGAAATCTGAGATACCCGAGCAGCTTGACTGGAAGTTTTTTCTCATAACCGCCGGCATAACGTCAGTGCTTTTTGCGGTCATATTTCACAAGGCCATCAGAAATCCCGCGTGGTTTTTACAGAGCGCCGATAACTATGCTCATCTCGACTACATTGCACGTAGTATGAACTCAGGCGTGTACTCCATGTTCCATGCGTCGTTCTACAGCGGTTCTCTTCCAGCTCAGCAGCTTCCTTTTGTTGATGAAAGCTTTTATCCGTACGCCTTCCATATTTTTGCTGTGGTGGTTGCACGCGTCATGGATGTTCGAGCGACTGTAGCGGAAAATGCGGTGTGGTTCGTATTTGTCGCCATCGTATATCCGGTGGGTATAGCTGCGCTGTTTCAAGGCATATTCAGAAAGCAAAAGCTTATTGGTTCTATCGCGGTTGCCGCGGCGGTGTTTGCGAACATTGCCTTCCCGATTCGTGCGGTTACGGTACATGGCATCTATCCTAATGTGATTGCCTTCTGCTGCGTTCCTGCCTGCGTTTACCTTTTTGTGGCGTCCACAGGAGGCTTCGATGAAAGGGCTCGAAAAGCCACGGTTGGGAAGGGAACTCATTTCAAGGCTCTGAGCGAGGCTGAGCATAAAGGTGGCGAGAAGATCTTCTCTGCCTGTGGCCTTGTTCTGCTTGTGATTGCGTTGCTTGGTATGCTGTGCATGCAGCCGAACGCTGATTTCTTCTGGGCGGTGCTGGTATTTCCTTACATTTTGGTATCGCTTATTCCTCGGATTGTCAGAAGCTTTGGGTTTGATCGCTCGGTTGAGCCAAAAGTGCTTAGTGCGTCAATTCCCGGGTTCTTCCTTATTGCGGTACTTGCCTGGATTGCGGTGCTTAACGCTCCTTTTATGCGGCCGACAGTTAACTTCCTTTGGGATCTTTCGTCCAGTCCTGATAAGGTGCTCTCCAATATTTTGAACTTCGGCCTGCTGATGGGTATGCCAGTGTTCTTCTACTCGGTATTCTTCTGGATAGGTTTCGCGCATTGCTGCTGTAAACGCAGTTACCGCTGGCTCACACTCTCCTTTATCTTTGTTGCGATTCAGTTTGTCGCAAGTTTGTCTGAAAATATCGCCGTGAAGCGCTTTTTGACGGGCTTTTGGTATACCGATCCGGAGCGAACGGCTGCCATGGTTGTTATAACCGCCGCTCCCATAGTTGCGCTAGGTGTCTATGACGCATCGGCAGGTCTCGTATCGCTTATCGCGAGCGGTATTCGCCGCCTTGCGTTCGGGAAAAACGCCGGAGAAAAAGATACCGCACCTGGAGTGGATGCCTCAGAACACATACGTCCTTCTCGCGGTGCGATGGTGGTAAAGGCGGGGATAAGCTCAATTTTGGCCGTGGTATGGCTTTGCTGCCTTATGAGTCCCTGGGATTTGTTCAAGCTGCCCGCTCACGAAAAGAGTGAGATTCGCTGGGGCATCCAGTATATGCACGAAGCTTACGCTCCAGAAGGATGGATGCCCTATTCGGTGTATGAGCAGGATTTTGTTACTAAGGCAAAAGAGATTACAGGCGATGAGGTAGTGCTCAACAATCCCTTCGACGGCTCAATGATGGCCTATGCCGTCAATGGCATGAACGTCTATTACCGCAACAAGATTGAGGAGAGAGAAACCCCGGAAAGCAGACTTATCCGAACCAGAATTACTAAGGTGGCAAGTGACCCTGAGGTGCAAAAGGCCATAAAGAAAGTGGGTGCTCACTATGTGCTGGTGCTTGATTATGAGAACCCAATCCAGCTCGGTCATGAGCAATATGACTTACCTGACTTTAAGATATCCGATGATACGCCTGGCTTTGAGACAGTGCTTTCAGGGGGGCCGTATCGCCTGTACCGTATAACGGCAATCGATTAA
- the rfbD gene encoding dTDP-4-dehydrorhamnose reductase has protein sequence MRILITGAHGQLGNELKRLLETGQAEIGPISSAYRDANVDYIDIDELDISKYEDVDAWFATHDPYDLVINGAALTNVDGCEQHFDQAFAANALGPLNLARACNRMGAKLIHVSTDYVFPGTDPRPRTEADAPAPISAYGRSKLAGEGLALSANPRTFVVRVAWLYGYVGKNFVATMRSLGEKYDEICVVDDQFGNPTSANDLAYELCALGVTENYGIYHCTNEGTCSWADFAEAIMQGSGLDCRIKRVSSAEWKEMHPESASRPAYSSLENAHLIATIGNEMRTWQEALAAYLTTVGRG, from the coding sequence GTGAGGATTCTTATTACCGGCGCCCATGGACAACTGGGTAATGAACTTAAGCGCCTGCTTGAGACTGGACAGGCTGAGATAGGGCCGATTTCTTCCGCATATAGAGACGCGAATGTTGACTATATTGATATCGATGAGCTTGATATCTCAAAGTATGAGGACGTTGATGCTTGGTTTGCGACTCACGATCCATACGACCTTGTCATCAACGGCGCCGCTCTGACGAATGTTGATGGCTGCGAGCAGCACTTTGATCAAGCCTTCGCCGCCAACGCGCTGGGACCTCTGAACCTGGCCCGTGCCTGTAACCGCATGGGAGCAAAACTTATTCACGTCTCAACAGATTACGTATTTCCCGGCACTGATCCGCGTCCGCGAACCGAGGCGGACGCGCCGGCGCCAATCTCAGCCTACGGACGCTCAAAGCTTGCCGGTGAGGGACTGGCACTTTCCGCAAATCCCCGCACGTTTGTCGTGCGCGTGGCATGGCTGTACGGATATGTGGGTAAGAACTTTGTCGCGACCATGCGCTCTCTTGGCGAGAAGTACGATGAGATATGCGTGGTAGACGATCAGTTTGGTAACCCCACGAGCGCCAACGATCTCGCCTACGAGCTCTGCGCCCTGGGCGTAACCGAGAACTATGGAATCTATCACTGCACCAATGAGGGTACCTGTTCCTGGGCTGATTTTGCGGAAGCGATTATGCAAGGAAGCGGACTTGACTGTCGTATCAAGCGTGTAAGCTCGGCAGAATGGAAAGAGATGCACCCTGAAAGCGCTTCTCGCCCCGCATACTCCTCTTTGGAAAATGCGCACCTGATTGCTACTATTGGAAATGAAATGCGTACTTGGCAAGAAGCCCTTGCCGCCTATCTTACAACGGTTGGAAGAGGATAG
- a CDS encoding LicD family protein: protein MREYDEETLHHLQRVERMIFKDFIDTCEQHNLRYFGIAGTGIGALRHKGFIPWDDDIDVALPAEDFHKLLEIYDREWADKYTIINTERDSNYPFPTTRIMLKETQFCEEALATLPLDLGIFLDVYCFDNVSDDEKAYKKQANDTWFWSHMRILVEVPHPVIIADGIKGKLLRAGVVIGRSVCKLFHVSTRNMYKREQEARNRYAQVKTKRIAYMNDTNKWTQTYYLDDIFPVKKLEYEGMMVAFPRDLEHQLELMYGDYMQLPPVEKRKNHYPARLDFGPY from the coding sequence ATGCGCGAATACGATGAAGAAACCCTGCACCATCTGCAGCGCGTTGAACGCATGATTTTCAAGGATTTTATTGATACATGTGAGCAGCATAACCTTCGCTATTTTGGTATTGCGGGAACAGGTATCGGCGCCTTGCGCCATAAGGGTTTTATACCTTGGGATGACGATATCGACGTTGCGCTTCCGGCTGAGGATTTCCACAAGCTGCTTGAGATATACGATCGCGAATGGGCTGACAAGTACACCATTATCAATACGGAGCGCGACAGCAACTATCCGTTTCCCACGACGCGTATCATGCTCAAGGAAACGCAGTTCTGCGAAGAGGCGCTTGCAACGCTTCCGCTTGATTTGGGCATCTTCTTAGACGTGTACTGCTTTGACAATGTTTCGGATGATGAAAAAGCTTACAAAAAGCAAGCGAATGACACATGGTTCTGGTCGCACATGCGCATTCTTGTCGAGGTGCCGCATCCCGTCATTATTGCTGACGGCATCAAGGGCAAGCTATTGCGCGCCGGCGTGGTAATCGGCAGAAGCGTCTGTAAGCTTTTTCACGTCTCGACACGCAACATGTATAAACGTGAGCAAGAGGCTCGTAACCGCTATGCGCAGGTAAAGACCAAGCGTATTGCCTATATGAACGACACCAATAAATGGACGCAGACGTATTATCTTGATGATATTTTTCCAGTAAAGAAACTTGAGTACGAAGGTATGATGGTCGCCTTCCCGCGTGATCTCGAACACCAGCTTGAACTCATGTATGGTGATTACATGCAGCTTCCGCCTGTCGAGAAACGCAAGAACCATTATCCCGCCCGTTTGGATTTCGGGCCGTACTGA
- the rfbA gene encoding glucose-1-phosphate thymidylyltransferase RfbA — MKGIILAGGSGTRLYPLTTVTSKQLLPVYDKPMIYYPLATLMLAGIRDVLVISTPRDLPNFESLLGDGSDFGISISYAEQPSPDGLAQAFVIGKDFIGADPCALILGDNIFYGNGLSKLVRDAAAKAEKCGRATVFGYHVDDPERFGVVEFDADYNAISIEEKPEHPKSNYAVTGLYFYDARVTEMVKQVKPSARGEYEITDLNRLYLEDGALDVVTLGRGFAWLDTGTMESLFEASTFVRAVETAQGLPVSVPEEIAFDNGWIDREKLVECAERYGKSDYGKHLRSVAEGRVVPSERGE, encoded by the coding sequence ATGAAAGGCATTATTCTTGCGGGTGGAAGCGGCACAAGACTCTATCCGCTGACAACAGTGACATCTAAGCAGTTGCTTCCGGTATATGACAAGCCCATGATTTATTACCCGCTGGCAACGCTTATGCTTGCAGGCATTCGCGACGTGCTGGTTATCTCAACGCCACGCGATTTGCCCAACTTTGAGAGCTTGCTGGGTGACGGATCAGATTTTGGCATCTCCATCAGCTATGCCGAGCAGCCGTCTCCTGACGGTTTAGCGCAGGCGTTTGTGATTGGCAAGGATTTTATCGGTGCTGATCCCTGCGCGCTTATCCTAGGCGACAATATTTTCTATGGAAATGGACTTTCCAAGCTTGTCCGGGACGCGGCTGCTAAAGCCGAGAAGTGCGGCCGAGCAACGGTGTTTGGCTACCATGTAGATGATCCCGAGCGCTTTGGCGTGGTTGAGTTTGACGCGGACTACAATGCCATTTCTATTGAAGAGAAGCCTGAGCACCCCAAATCAAACTACGCGGTAACAGGCCTCTATTTCTATGACGCTCGCGTAACCGAAATGGTGAAGCAGGTCAAGCCGAGCGCGCGCGGTGAGTATGAAATCACCGACCTCAACAGGCTCTACCTAGAAGACGGGGCGCTTGACGTGGTGACACTGGGACGAGGTTTTGCCTGGCTTGATACCGGCACTATGGAGTCGCTTTTTGAGGCCTCTACCTTCGTGCGAGCGGTAGAAACAGCGCAGGGACTGCCCGTCTCCGTTCCGGAAGAAATCGCCTTTGACAACGGTTGGATTGACCGCGAGAAGCTCGTTGAATGCGCAGAGCGTTACGGCAAGTCTGATTATGGCAAACACCTCAGAAGCGTTGCCGAAGGCCGCGTAGTCCCGAGCGAAAGGGGAGAATAG